A genomic region of Deltaproteobacteria bacterium contains the following coding sequences:
- a CDS encoding hybrid sensor histidine kinase/response regulator, which produces MSRYPGKTWHLARFRKIFFEPIVPIWTKRPWRPCGMRPWPWTWIGCGYLSRNWVGNGPIWPRPFLVCWNPFGSKNCNVCFVWRVTMNPDVQTSILVVDDVPANLQLLSSILKNGGYRVRPAISGPLALEAARHSPPDLILLDISMPEMNGFEVCRRLKADPKLADIPVIFISALTEAEDKVRAFAEGGLDYVTKPFQMEEVLARVRTHLALRAAGKELERRNAELEEAMDRLRTTQGQLIVSEKMAALGVLAAGVAHEINNPVNFVQTSCHGLQKDVEDLAALVAAYRQVLNENQQRCLADLERRLDYETLRAEIPQLLDHVFDGLRRAESIVRSLLSFARTDEDMEPDLDLRDVVDSVLVVLRNRFKDRAKVEVQDARPPSVRGNRGKLSQVVLNLLTNALDAVEGRPDPERRRVLVSFGDEVREGAAYAVLRVADTGPGIPSELRTRIFDPFFTTKPVGRGTGLGLFICNNLIEEHGGIMEVESAEGQGATFSVYLPVSGASGDES; this is translated from the coding sequence ATGTCGAGATATCCTGGCAAGACATGGCATCTGGCCCGGTTCCGGAAGATATTTTTCGAGCCGATTGTTCCGATCTGGACAAAGAGACCCTGGAGGCCCTGCGGGATGCGGCCCTGGCCTTGGACGTGGATCGGCTGCGGGTACTTGTCTCGGAACTGGGTCGGGAACGGTCCGATCTGGCCTCGGCCATTCTTGGTCTGCTGGAATCCTTTCGGTTCGAAGAACTGCAACGTCTGCTTCGTCTGGAGGGTGACCATGAATCCTGATGTCCAGACATCCATCCTGGTGGTGGACGACGTGCCGGCCAACCTTCAGCTGCTGAGTTCGATCCTCAAAAACGGCGGCTACCGGGTCCGACCGGCCATCAGCGGACCTCTGGCCCTGGAGGCGGCCCGGCACAGTCCTCCGGACCTCATACTTCTCGACATCAGCATGCCAGAGATGAACGGGTTCGAGGTCTGCCGGAGACTCAAGGCCGATCCGAAGCTGGCCGACATTCCGGTCATCTTCATCAGCGCCCTGACCGAGGCCGAGGACAAGGTTCGGGCCTTTGCCGAGGGAGGCCTGGACTATGTGACCAAGCCGTTCCAGATGGAGGAGGTTCTGGCCCGGGTACGCACCCACCTGGCCCTGCGGGCTGCGGGCAAGGAATTGGAGCGCAGGAACGCCGAGCTGGAAGAGGCCATGGACCGGCTCCGCACAACCCAGGGTCAGCTCATCGTATCCGAAAAGATGGCCGCTCTGGGGGTTCTGGCCGCCGGGGTGGCCCACGAGATCAACAACCCGGTCAATTTCGTCCAGACGAGCTGCCACGGACTCCAGAAGGACGTCGAGGATCTGGCGGCCCTGGTGGCGGCCTACCGGCAGGTCCTAAACGAGAATCAGCAACGATGTTTGGCCGACCTGGAGCGGCGTCTCGACTATGAAACCTTGCGGGCCGAGATCCCGCAGCTTCTGGATCATGTGTTCGACGGCCTACGGCGGGCCGAGAGCATTGTCCGCAGCCTACTGTCGTTTGCCCGGACCGACGAGGACATGGAGCCGGATCTGGACCTTCGGGATGTGGTCGACTCGGTCTTGGTGGTGCTTCGCAACCGTTTCAAGGACCGGGCCAAAGTCGAGGTCCAGGATGCCAGGCCTCCGTCCGTCCGGGGCAACCGGGGCAAGCTGTCCCAGGTGGTTTTGAACCTTCTGACCAATGCCCTGGACGCCGTGGAAGGTCGGCCAGACCCGGAGCGCCGCCGGGTCTTGGTGAGTTTTGGAGACGAGGTTAGAGAAGGGGCGGCATACGCCGTCCTGCGGGTGGCCGACACCGGGCCGGGCATTCCCTCGGAGCTTCGGACCAGGATTTTCGACCCCTTTTTTACCACCAAGCCCGTGGGCCGGGGCACCGGCCTGGGGCTCTTCATCTGCAACAATCTGATAGAGGAACATGGAGGAATCATGGAAGTCGAAAGCGCTGAAGGACAGGGCGCGACCTTTTCCGTGTATCTGCCGGTGTCTGGAGCGTCTGGAGACGAATCATGA